Genomic segment of Arachis hypogaea cultivar Tifrunner chromosome 16, arahy.Tifrunner.gnm2.J5K5, whole genome shotgun sequence:
GCAACTTGGCTTCTCACAAGCCATCCCAACTCCTCTCCCCAGAAGCAGCAGGCCATTTTGCCATATTACTTTGGCCTCAAAGAAAGAACTTGATCTCTGCCTTTCGAAAGATCAACAACAAAAAGAGAGCTACAATCACCTTGTTTACGATTGAAGCTCTTACATCACAAAATCTTGCTTTGATTGGTGGACTGCTTACTACACTAAGTACAGTCGCACCCTGGAAGAGATTAAGCGCTCTGTTGTCCAAGCGGTCCCTGCTGCTGAGGGTTCTCCAAGGAAAACTCAAAAAAGAAAAGCTGAAACTACAGCTTCTTCACGCCAACCACTAAGGAAAAGTCGACGAATGCCTTCGAAGACTTCTAGGAAGGTAACTATATTCATACGCTCATTCTTTAACTGAGATTCTTCGATAATCACATTCACTTGCAACTTTTTAATTTCAATCTTTCTTTAGTTATAGTTGCAACCGTTGAGTGAAAGTTCTGATGAAAGCGAGCCATCTATTCAGAATATCCTTGCTGCCTCCTCAAAGTCAGAGGATACAATCGATTCAGATTCGGGCTCTCAATTGATTAGAAGGACAAGACCCATTCCGGTAACCatatattattttacatatatttcgATTTAGCCAAAATAAATCTTGACTTATTGTACCTTGCATTTCAGCCCGTTACTGCTGCTCAATCAATCACCTCATCTCTAGCACCTGATCAAccacatcaacaacaacaacaagacctAGGATAAACCACCTCTTACTCATCAATCCAAGTCACAGAGTCTGTTCAGCCTCTCCAAGTCGCTTTTCCAATCCCGACTGGGACACAGGTAGTTGACTTAACAAAGGAGCACACCCATTACTCTCCAACAAACACTTTGATCATTGAACAAGTCTCTCCAACCAACCAGGCTGCGCTTTCTGCTGAATTTCAAGTGGCCCCTGATTCCGACTCTCCTTCTCGAGTCGCTGAGACTATTGCTTCAGATTCTCCATCTAGAGTTCTGAAAACCCTTCCTTCTCCTCAAAGAACCTCCAGTCCTCCCCAACAAGCTGAACTTCAACCTCTCCTTGGTCAAGGATCCGGAGATTTGGGTGTTTCTACCGGATCCACAAATGTCACCTTGGTTAACCTGGTCACCATTCTAAATCAAGCTATTTAGGAAGACCAAGTGCCTATTTCTACCCCTGTACTCATTGGTCCTTCTACATCTGGTCCTTCATCCGAGATGAATGTTAATGCTCAAGAACAACTTCTATCACTTCTCAAACTCCTGGACCATCCACCCATCGAATGGACCAATGATGCAGCCTTGAACAAGCTTTTGTCCGATCTTTTGAGTTCACCTTTTAAACTTCAGGTTCCAACCCCACACTCTGCCATAATCAATCAATTCAAAAAAATTGCCAACAGAAGTGTAACTACCCAGGAAAAACTTCAAGAAATCAAAGAAGAAGTAGTTAAGATCATAACTGAGTCAGAAAGCTATACTACGACCCTTCAGCCAATCAAAGCTTCTCGTGAAGAATTCGATTTGAGAATCTCTCAGGCTATTTCTGTTCAAGCTCACTATgataaggaagaaagaaaacTTGAAGCAGAATTGGCTCAAATTACTGAAAAACTTGCCAAAATTCAGAAGAGAGGAACTGATATAGCTACACCTCTAGCCGCTGCCCAGCAAGAACATCAACAACTTGTACAAGAAATCGTTTCTATTGAGGCCAAACATGAAGAATGTGAGAAACAACTTGACAAGGCCCAATATGAAGAATTCAGGCATGCTGAGACACTTTCAGTTTTGGACAATGAAAGGGTAAAGCTACGCTCAGACTTAGCAAAAATTATGGCACCTTACATTTCTTTACCTTAGACTTCAGTACTTGTAatggttttctttattttcggACTTATgcactttaattttaattcagcAAACAATGATATTACTTCAAATACTATCCATTAATCGAATTGATTATATTTCCTGATTCGATATCCTTGATTCGATATGCATTTTCCAAATATAATCCTATCACTTGGAAAGGGCCTTCCCAAGTATGGGACCATTTGCCAAGAACTCtcgatttcttttccattggcaaaataactttcaaaaccaaatcaccTATACTGAAGTATTTCTCCTTTATTCGATGATTGTAATTTCGAGCAACACTTTCTTTTTGTCGAATCATATTTTTGAGTGCCAATATTCGCTCTGAATCTAATTCATTCAACTCATCAAACattgcattccaataatcatcaacTGGCAAATCATTTTGTTTTGACACCCTCAAAGTATTCAGATTGATTTCCAATGGTAGCACAGCATCATGGCCATATACTAATTTATAAGGCGACGTATCTGTTGATCCTCTTGGTGAATTTCgataagcccatagtacttgacTTAACGTTTCATACCAAGTTCGAGGTCTATTTCCGATTTGTTTTTTAATCAAACTTATCAGAATTTTATTTGCTGCCTCGACTTGTCCATTAGCCTGTGCAGAATAGGGGGTTGAAGTGACCATATTGATATTCCTGGAAGCTGCAAAATTTTTGATTCGCTGACCAGTAAACATAGTCCCTTGATCAGTGCTCAAAGTTTGAGGAATTCCAAATCGATGGATTATATCTTCCTCAATAAAATCTATTATTTCATTTTCCCAACTTCTATTAAAGGAACTGCTTCGACCCACTTTGTAAAATAATGAATTGCAACCAGGATAAATTTATGATGTTTCGATGAAGGAGGATGAATCAATCCAATTAAATCCAAAGCCCAACCTCTAAACGGCCATGGCTTTATAATTGAATGCAACTCGGATGCTGGGATCTGTTGTATCGAACCATGCTTTTGACATTCCAAACATGCCTTTGCATATTCGATACAATCTTTGATCATGGATGGCCAATATACATGATTGCGATTCAGTACCCATTTCATCTTCTTCCCAGCCTGATGAGCACCACATATCCCTTTATGGACTTCACCTAAAGCAATGTCTTTATCATCTTGACTTAGACATCTCAACAGACTTCCATCGATTCCCTTCTTATACAACTTATCAGccattaaaacaaaatttattgcTCGTAATTTTACCCTTCTATCGACTGGGATGCTGGGATTCTTTAAATATTCAGCAATAGGCTTTCTCCAATAATCATCTTCCCATTTGCCTATACACAAAGCTTCCCTTTCATCCGCAGGCACCAAAATTTGACGGATACTGGTCAACTTTCTTAAGGTTTTCTGGCCGATTCTATATCTCGAAGCAATTTGGGCTAACACATTAGCAATCTTATTATGAATACTTGGGATATGAACCAAAGAAACTTTTCGAAAGGAGGTTAATAACTCCCAAGCCGTTACCAAATATTTTTGCAACTTCTTATTACATTTGAACTCCTTCGGTAATTGTTTCAGGATTAACTGAGAATCCCCTAGAATTTGGACTTCCAAAGCCCATTTTCTAATTAAGATTTCAAGGCCCAAAATTAAAGCTTCATACTCTGCCATGTTATTCGAGCAGGGATATTTTAGCTCAAACAAGAATTATAATGGGATCCCTTCTAGCGAGATAATAAGAATTCCAACCCCTGCACCATCTTTGTGCTTCGATCCATCAAAATATAATTTCCAATAATTGACATTAATGACGAGTACATTTGCCCCCTGGTCATTCATATTACTCGAATTATCAACTAGAAAATATGCAATGACCTGACCTTTCACAGCTTTTGCCGGGACATATTGCAAATCGAACTCTGTCAAAGCAAGCATCTATTTTCCTAAATGACCTCGTAACATTAGAAAACTCAGCATATATTTGATGAGATCAGTTTGTGCTACAACTTTTATTGATTTAGCCACCATATagcactttaatttcatgcatgcatagtATAGGGATAAACACAATTTTTCTATTGGGGAATACCTTGTCTCAATATCAGTCAAAACATGACTAAGGTAATAAACTGCCCCTTCATGCCCATTCTCATCATCTTGGGCTAGCATACACCCAATTGTGTTTGCAGATGCTGCAATGTACAATTTTAAAGGTTCATGTGGACGAACATTTGCCATAATTGGAGCCTTAGATAAATAAGCTTTTATTGAATCGAATGACTGTTGATGCTCATTCGTCCACTCGAACTGTGAATCATTCTTTAATTTCACTAAAGGCGCAAACACTCGAGTTCGATCAGAAAGATTCGAAATAAACCTTCGAAGATAATTCACTTTTCCCAGGAACGATTGCACTTCCTTTTGTGATTTAGGCGCAGATAATGCTAATATTGCATCAGCCTTGCTCTTATCGATTGCAATCCTTTTTTATGAACAACAAAACCTAGGAAGTTACCAGTCGATACACCAAAGGCACATTTTAAAGGATTCATCTTTAATCCCTTCTTCCTCATGGTAACAAATGCTTTTCTTAAGTGATCAATGTGTTGATTCACCGAAATTGATTTGATCATAACATCATCGATATACACTTCCATAAATCTTCCAATATACTCATAGAATATAGCATTCATTGCTCGCTGGTAAGTTGCACTAGTATTTTTCAAACCGAAAGGCATAACTACCCACTCATAAGTGCATAATGCCTCGGGACAACGGAAAGCAGTTTTGGATACATCATCTTCTGCAATGAAGATTTGGTTATATACTGAATAACCTTtgataaaacttaaaattttatttcccACTACAGAATCAATCAAAATATCTACGACTGGTATAAAATACTCATCCTTTGGGGTAGCATTATTCAAATCTCTAAAATCAATACACActcttaattttctattttttttcatcaCAAGAACAATGTTCGAAACCCATTCAACATAACATACGGTTCGAATAAATTTAGCTTTAATCAACCGTtcaatttcttctttaatctttagaTTGATTTCTGGAGCAAAACGTCGGGGATTTTGCTTCACAGGTCGAGCATTTGGTTTCAATGCTAATCGATGCTCTACGAGAGAACGATTGAGACTAGGCATCTCATAATAATCCCAAGCAAAATAATCTTTAAATTCATATAAAAGATGAAAAAGTTCAGTTTGAAAAGGATCCGCAAGATTCTTACAGATATAAGTAATTCGAACATCATCAAAAGATCCTAAATTAATTTCTTCTAAATGATCTTAGGATTCAAACCCCATGAAATGATTCTCATTTTTTactgaatatttttcaaaacccaaaGGTTCTAAATCATAGATGTAATCAAAAGAGAAATCAACAGATTCATTATAAACAGAACGGGCTTGATCATTTGCTGGATTAACATCAGCTTTATTTTCAACACAATGAACTTCTGCTATTAAATCAGCAGTCCGACTAACAATATCATTCACATTACATAATGAAGAAAAACTTAAGCCATGACCAAATTCGATTGAAGACATCAAATTGTAACTACTACAAGCAGACAACACATTCCTAACTGATTTAACTTCATCAGAAGAATCAACTTTATTCTCTATTGAAGGAAAATtacttatataattatttaaaattaccaGGTAATCCGAGACATCTTGAACATAGTCCATGGAGCAATGCCTCAGATTCCTTAAGATGAACAATCCCAGCAAGTTGGGATCACATTCAGATGTGGATAGCGCAACTTTACTGTTAAACCTTCTGAAGACAACTAGCAACCCTCACAGTTATAAGAATTCAACACCCTATCAACATTTAAAGGCTTTAGTTTTGGGCTATACACCCTGAAATCAACATGCAGCTGTTCAACATATACATTCGAATCTGCCTTAACAACTTCAGGCTTGCCATCCTCTATCCAAAGGAGGACACTTTGTTGCACAGTAGATGGTACAGCCCCAACTCCGTGAATCTAGTCTGGACCTAGTAAAGCATTGTAACTTACTTTTGATGGCACCACCACAAAAACAGTATTTTGCTCAGATGACCCCACTTTTACCCCCAAAGTAACCAGACCTTTTGCAGGAGTAGAAGAGCCACTAAAGTCTGTTACAGCAATATTGGTGAGAACCAAGTCATCAAGATGCTTACCAACCTTCATCAACATCCTTTTTGGCAAGAGACTAATTGCTGCTCCACCATCAATAAGactttattcactttaatcccactCAAAGTAGTAGTAATATGAAGCGGGCGGAGATGAGACTTTTGCTTTTCAGTGGGCCTCAGAAAATACCCTGGTTCATCCTCATATCGGATGAAAGAGAAGGCTTCTTCAGCATCCATGTCATAATCTTCTTCGGGATCGCCTTCATACTCGCCCAAATACTCATTTGGAATAATCAAAATAGTTCCAACCATCTTATCATCTCCTTCCTCGAAGTATTCTTCCTTCAAATCGGCCTCTTTGCCTTTATCAGTTCCTGGAGAATAAGCTATTGCCTTACCTTTCTCCAACTTTGCAGGAGACAAAATTCCCTTTGGGCATGTCTCTCCATCAGAAGGAAAGACTATTTGGGAATGCACCAAAGGTGTTGCCCCTTTGCCTTTGTCCGACTGAGGCTTCTTATTCTGATTTAGATTCCTTCTTCCTCTACCCCTTGGGTATCCTCTGGCCCGACCACGTTGATAGGGATACTGATTTTGAGGAAGTCCTCGATGTCCCCATTGTTGATTTTGTCGATAATGAGCATCTCGATTCTGGAATTCTTGACAATTCCGAATCTACTGGACACCTATAGCCTGAGAACGGCTCAACGGTGCAACAACATTTTGCTGAGGGACCTTGGAACTTTGCCCCTCTATACGCCGAATTGGTTGCCTCTGACGAGCTTGCTCCTCTCTATGAGCTAACTCCTTCTTCATCctttatttttcaaagattgctgcAGCTTCAACATCGAATATAGCATTACACTGTGGACACAAAGATACATCACAATCTTTGATCTTTTGCTGCACCTAGAAATTTAGCAGACCATCTCCTACCCGAGGATATACTGATCGAACTTGTGACTCGAAATCATCTAGATCCATGTCAAAATCATATGACATTCCGACCATATTTACTCCAAAGTATGGTTCAACAAAACCAGCTTCTGCATCGAAAGGATCAACATcaactttcattttctttttcccaTTATCAAATTTCAGACGTCCTTCCATGATGGCTTCCTGAATCAGGTCCCTGAAACGAACACAACTATTAGTCGAATGACTGGTTACTTGGTGAAATTT
This window contains:
- the LOC140180053 gene encoding uncharacterized protein; this translates as MAEYEALILGLEILIRKWALEVQILGDSQLILKQLPKEFKCNKKLQKYLVTAWELLTSFRKVSLVHIPSIHNKIANVLAQIASRYRIGQKTLRKLTSIRQILVPADEREALCIGKWEDDYWRKPIAEYLKNPSIPVDRRVKLRAINFVLMADKLYKKGIDGSLLRCLSQDDKDIALGEVHKGICGAHQAGKKMKWVLNRNHVYWPSMIKDCIEYAKACLECQKHGSIQQIPASELHSIIKPWPFRDFIEEDIIHRFGIPQTLSTDQGTMFTGQRIKNFAASRNINMVTSTPYSAQANGQVEAANKILISLIKKQIGNRPRTWYETLSQVLWAYRNSPRGSTDTSPYKLVYGHDAVLPLEINLNTLRVSKQNDLPVDDYWNAMFDELNELDSERILALKNMIRQKESVARNYNHRIKEKYFSIGDLVLKVILPMEKKSRVLGKWSHTWEGPFQVIGLYLENAYRIKDIESGNIINSING